CGCACTTGCCTCATTATTTTCTCTGGGCGTCTATGCACAGGACAGCAACACCAACATCGAGGCTGAAAGTAAGATCAGTTCCCTGGAAAGACATAATGACCAACTCAATATTTACTTTCATATACAGTCAAGTTTTGATGCGGTTTCAAAAGATGGTGGAGAAACAGAAATGGCATTTAAAGCAAGGCAGTTTCGGTTAGAAATTAAAGGGAATCTTACTGATAAATTATTTTACCGTTTCAGACAGCGGCTGAACAAGGATACAAATCCACAGTCTTTGGATAACCTCGGGAAAGCCACCGATTATATGTATGTAGGTTATAAAGCCACCGATAAAATTACCCTTATCACAGGGAAGCAACGTCAGGCCTGGGGCGGGTTTGAATTTGATCTTAATGCCATTAATGTACATGAATATGCGGATTTTATTGGCGCCATGGATAACAGTATGATGGGCGGAGCTATTATCTATACTCCGGTTAAAGATCAGGAATTTCAGTTTCAGATCACAAATAACAGAAACTCCTACTTAGAAGATATTTATGGTGATTTATCCGCGCAGGGAATTGAACAGTCGCAAAGTCCGCTTGCTTATATTGTCAACTGGAATGGCAGTTTCCTCAACAAAATGTTCCAAACCCGATGGGCGTACGGTATTCAGACGGAAGCCAAGGACAACTATTCCACAATGCTTACGATGGGTACAAAATTTAATCTGAAGCAGTTTCAGTTAACTTTCGATTTTATGAATGCTGACGAAAAACTGGACCGCCTTGGGATCGCTACCAAAGCTGGCGCTGAGTGGCTGGCCGCGAACAACCGGAAAATTTTTCAGAACGTTACCTACAATACGCTCATTTTAAAAGCAGAGTATCAGCCAAAACCCGAATGGAATATTTTCGCCAAAGGAATGTATGAAACCACTTCTGTAGAAGGCGTTGAAAACTATGATGACGACTTCCGCAAAGCCTACGGTTACATGGGTGGCGTTGAATATCTGCCTTTTAAAGATCAGGATTTACGGGTTTTTCTGGCCTACATCGGTAGAAAATATGTTTATACCGAAGCAATTCCGTCTCTGCACGATTATCACACCGATCGGGTTAGTTTAGGCGTGATGTATAGAATTAAAGCCTTCTAAAAACAGATAGCAAAAAAACAATAAAAATCTAATTTTTTAATATTTAAAACCAATTATAATGGAAAATTTTAGAATCGAATCCGATTTACTCGGTGAATTAAAAGTACCCATAGATGCCTATTACGGCGTACAAACCCAACGCGCAGTAGACAATTTCTACATTACCGGCAGAAAAATGGGAGAGTATCCTGAATTTGTAAAAGCGATCGGCTACGTAAAATTAGCCGCTGTACAAACAAACCACGCGTTGGGCCTGATCGACGACAAAATGCTGGACGTTATTTCCGAAGCCTGCCAGGACGTAATTGATGGTAAATTCCGCGATCAATTCCCGGTAGATATGATTCAGGGCGGTGCCGGAACTTCGGTGAATATGAATGCCAATGAGGTTTTAGCCAACCGCGCTTTAGAAATAATGGGTTTCGAAAAAGGAGATTACCAACATTGCTACCCAAATGATCATTTAAATCTTTCGCAATCAACAAATGATGTTTATCCAACCACCGTGAAACTTGCCATCATTATGATGAACCATAATTTGGTGGAACATCTACGCAAGCTCAATCATTCTTTCCGCGAAAAAGGAAAAGAATTTCATGATGTTATTAAAATGGGCCGAACCCAGCTCCAGGATGCGGTGCCAATGACTTTAGGTCAGGAGTTCGAAGCATTTGCCGCGAATCTTGATGAGGAAATTATTTTATTGAATAATATTTCAAACCTATTTTTAGAAATAAACATGGGTGGAACCGCGATCGGTACAGGTTTAAATGCGCCTGAAGGTTATCCGATACTGTGCGCGGAAAGATTGGCTGCTTTAACCGGCGAAGACTTTGTATCAGCCGCTAACCTCGTAGAAGCTACTCCCGATACCGGTTCGTTCCTAATTTATTCTTCTGTGCTAAAACGTACCGCCGTGAAACTTTCTAAAATCTGTAATGATCTTCGTCTGCTTTCTTCAGGCCCAAGAGCCGGATTAAACGAAATCAACTTACCGCCGATGCAGCCGGGTTCTTCTATCATGCCGGGAAAAGTAAATCCCGTGATTCCGGAAGTGGTTAATCAGGTTTGTTTTAAAGTGATTGGAAATGATTTAACGGTTACTTTAGCCGCCCAGGCAGGGCAATTACAGCTGAATGTAATGGAACCCGTGCTCAGCGAATGTATTATCGAGTCGATTATCTTCCTCGAAAGAGCGATGGATACACTGCGGACAAAATGTATCGACGGCATTACCGCCAACCGCGAAGTCTGCAAAAACATGGTGAAGAACAGTATCGGAATTGTTACCGCACTGAATCCTTATATCGGTTATAAAACCAGCACCAAAATTGCGCAGGAAGCGATGGAAACAGGCAAATCGGTATACGATCTGGTTCTCGAGCATAAAATTTTGTCACAGGAGAAACTGGATGAGATCCTTGATCCCAAAAACATGCTTAGTTCCCACGCTTTTGTGACGATCGTTTAAAGTTTTCAGATAGATAGTTGTTTAAGATTCCAGTAGCGCAGGTTACTGGAATTTTCTTTTTCTCAACCAAAAGAAAAGTGCGCCCAACGATCCGATAATAGCCAATGGAAGCAAAAGATTAATCCATTGCCACGAAGTTCTTTCGGCGTCGATGCGCTGCCGGTCGAGCAGGCGTGCTTCGATATTTCTGTTCCTCAGTTCCATTAAATTTGAATCATCCAGCAGAAAATCCAACGCATTTCTAAGAAACTGTTCGTTGCCGTAGAGTTGTTTTGTAAGTAAATCTTCGCCCAAAGGCAACGGATTTCCCTTATAAACCTGGTTGCGCCCAACATCACCGTCTGCAATGACGATCATTTTATTTTCGCCGCTGGACTGTTTAAAATTCGGAAATGCATTACGCTCACTTCGGGTGGTATAGGCTGAGGTAAATTTTCCTTGAAGGCTCACCGCGAAAATTTTTGGCGACGTGGGCCTGTCGAATTCGCTTAAAGAATCGCTCAGGACGATTTCATTTAATGCCACATAATTTGGTACCTGCTTTACATTTGTCCTGTCACTCGACTCAAAAAGCACTTTCGTTCGGATGTTTTTTCGTCCCAAAGTATCAATTGAAGTCGGAAATTCGAACTTTACGGGATTGATGTTTTTGGTTATGGGATTGGTTGTTTCCGCAATTCCAAGCGGAAAATACGGCCACAGAAAACTGCTGAACTGCGGATTACCGGCAACTTCACCTGAAACAATTCTGATCAGCGCAGATTTTTTCATGTCCTTCACCAACCCCGGATTTATTCTGAGCCCATAATTGAAGAAAAAATCGGTCAGATTGGTTTCCATCGGATACGCCATAATTTGTTTGGAGCGGAAAAGTGTGTCCATCTCCGCATTCACGGCATCAATCATCCATAAAGTTTTTCCGCCATTCATGATGTATTGGTCGAGAATTACTTTTTCGTTTTCGGTGAAGGCTTTGCGTGGTTTGGCAATCACCAGCGCGTCCATTTGCTTCAGTTTGGGCACATCGGCGAGTGAAAGTTCAACCTGGTTTTCCGGAATTACCGGTCCAGCGTTATAGCTTTCAAGCGCCATGTCCATAAATCCCTGGAACTGTTCAGGCCCTAATTCGTCTTGATTAATTAGAATTCCTACATTCTTTTTCTGGTCTTCGGTAATTGCTTTGATGTTTGACGCAAAATTGTACTCGAGGTTTTCGATTGACCTTGCAAGCTGCTCGGAAGCGTCAATCCCGCTTTGGTTGATGATCAGCGGAACCGCAGTGCCGTAGGTGTTGTAGGTAAGCGTGGCAAACGGGAACATCACGATTTCGGAGATCCTGCCGTCTTTCATATCGGGTAGGATAGAAGGCTGCATGCCCATCGCAGCGAGCGTGTCTTTCGACATTTTCGTTTTTATCGGATCGATGAATTTAAAATCGATTTTAGGGTTGATTTTCCGGAATTCCTGAAGTATAAATCTGGTTTCATTCTGAAGCTGTCTGAAGCTTGCGGGGAAATCGCCTTCGAGATAAACGTCAACGCTGAGTGGCTGATCAACCGATTCGAGGATTTTAACGGTAGATTCTGAAAGGGTGTATCTTTTTTCCTGCGTAAAATCGAACCGGTGCGAAAAAACACCGAAAACGCCCAGTAGCAGTAGTAAACCTGCAATCAGATATATTATATTTTTTCTTTTCATTTTTGAATTTAATATGAGAGGGGCTACTTTTTCTTTGCAACTGAGAGTTTAGCGAAGAAAAGACAAAGGGCGATGATCAAAATAAAATAGAAAACATCACGGGTATCAATTAAACCCCGTGTAAAAGCCATGAAATGTTGGTAAAATCCAAGGTTTGAGAGCCAGTAATCTGCGCCCCCAAGAAGTTTATAGCTCGCCAGCTGCTCGATACCAAAATACAAAATAAAACACATAAAAACCCCGAGTAGATAGGCCATAATCTGGTTTTGTGAAAGCGACGAAGCTAAAATCCCTACCGCGGAAAACGCTGCTGCTAGGATGATCAGGCCTAAATAACTCCCGAATGTCGCACCCAAATCAATGTTTCCCTGCGGAACTCCAAGCGCGTAAACTGTGTATAAGTAAACCAGCGATGGCAAAAGGCACAGAATACCCACCAGCCAAACGGCGAAGAATTTGCCCAGAATAATATCTGATATTTTTAAAGGCTGCGAGAAAAGCCAGTTGAGCGTACCCGACTGCTGTTCTTCGGCCAGGGTTTTCATCGAAACAGCCGGTATTACGAACATCAGCAACCACGGCACGAGTACGAAATAGCTTTGCAGGGTTGCAGTGCCAATGTCGAATATATTAGAATCGTTTTCGAAGAAAAACAAGAACAGGGTCCCAATTAAACTGAAAGCGGCAATAATGAGCCACGCACTCCAGTTCCCGAAATAATTCCAGAGTTCTTTTTTAAATATTGCTTTCATATACTATTTGGAAACAGAATATTTTTAAATAAAATAGAGCTTAAGCTTTTTTCTTTTTGCGGTTAACGAGTTTCACGGTGAGCATCACTGCAAACACAAAAATAATAAAACCACTGATCAGCTGCCACCAGTATTCAATAACCATCGACTTCAAAATAACGGTGAAAACCACCAGAAATAAGATGAATGTGGCAATCTCATTGGCCTGCCTCAGTTTTATATTCTCCACAGATAGCAGGTTTCCGTTTAAATTCTTGATCTGCAGTACTTTCTGCCAGCACCAGTAATGGTAAAATGTGAGCCCGAGCAGAAACGTTAGTTTCAAGTGAAACCACGGTGTCTTCATCAGACCGAAATTGAGAAAAATTAAGGTTAAACCGCTCAGAAGCATAATTACTCCAGCAGGTACGGTGATGATATTCCATAATCTGCGCGCCATGAAAACATACTGTTCGCGGAGAATGTTTTTTTTGTTTTCATCAAAAGCGTCGGTGTCTTTATAGTAAACAAAAATCCGCACGAGATAGAAGATCCCTGCGAAATAACTGACCATAAAAATGATATGAACTGCTTTTAGAACGGTGTAAAGCATCTGAAATATTTAGGTGCAAAGATAGTGGATTTTGCCTTTATTTGATCCTAATGAGTTTTTATGTTAAATATATCGTTTTAGGATAGTATTTGAAAAAAATTTACTTTTTTTGCATATCAATAATCTATATAGTATCAATTATGAAAAGAATTTTCCAATTGTGTTTCACTTTGGCATTTTTCTCTTTAGGGTTTTCGCAGGAATTGCGACCTATTGCCGAAAAAGTAAAGCAATCACAGTCTGCAAACAAAACGTTTGTGAAATACAGTTTATTTACTGTAGATAAGTCTGCCCAGACGCAAGCTAAATATCAGGCGGCGGCTGAAGGCATCACGGTGATGCAGCTTAGCAAAACCGAAATTCAGCGAATCAGTGCTGAAAGACCGGAAGCGCTGGAAATGAGTTTTCCGTTCGAAGGAAAAGACATTACCGTGCAACTTGTAAAAAATAACTTCCTTACCCATGACTTTAAAGTTAGTACGGATAAAGGCGCTGTAAACTATGCGCCAGGTGCCTATTATCATGGTATCGTGAAAGGGGATAACGAATCTCTGGTAGCGATTAGCTTCTTCAAAGACGACGTGATGGGGGTTACTTCAATTAAAAATGTCGGAAACATCATCATCGGTAAAGCGAAGAACTCAGACGATTTCGTTTCTTATAACGACGTTAAACTCAAAGGCGATAATCCTTTTACGTGTGCTGCAGATGAACTGATCGAGAACCAGAAAATGGCTGCTCCATCGTATGATCCTCAAACAATGACGGCTAAAAAGACCGATAACTGCGTAAGAATTTATTACGAAGCCGGTTTTGGACCTTACTCATTAAACGGATCAAGTGTACCGAACACTACAAACTGGGTTACCGGTATGCATAATAATGTTTCGACCTTGTACGCGAACGACGGAATTACGGTTGCGCTTAGCGAGATCATGGTTTGGACGACGACAGATCCATATTCTGGGACGCCGTCTGCGATCCTGAACCAGTTCCGCAATACAAGAACCACATTTAACGGTGATATCGCGCAGCTACTCAGAAATCCTGCAACTACGAGTATTGCATGGGTTAATGCACTTTGTACAACTTACAAATATTCGTACTCTGGGGTTACATTAAGCTATCAGCAGGTGCCAACTTATTCATGGAACATTGAAGCGATGACGCACGAAATTGGCCACAACTTAGGTTCGCCACACACGCATGCGTGCGCCTGGAACGGAAATGACACTGCAATCGACGGTTGTGGCCCTGCTTCAGGGAATGCCGAAGGCTGTGATGCACCGCTTCCTACCAACGGCGGAACAATTATGAGTTACTGCCACCTTGTGCCGAGTGTGGGAATAAATTTCGCCCTTGGTTTTGGCCCTCAGCCAGGCGCATTGATCAGAAATACAGTAAACTCAAAAGGATGTCTGGGAACCGACTGTGTAACTTCGTGTGCGCTTACGATTTCTGGGATGAACATTACCAATGTTACAGGAACTTCGGCTACCGCAACTATCGTAGATGCTACAGGAACCAGCTGGAAATACAGACTGTCTAAAATGGACGGTACTGTTGTAACTTCTGGCGTAACAACCAATAAAGTTCTTAATTTCTCAGGTCTTGAAGAAGGAACTTATTACACGATCGCCGTTGGAACCGAATGTTCAGGTCCACAGGCATATGCTTACGAGCAGCTTCTTCTTACCGATGCTGACTGGTGTGCAGGTGTGCCGTTCACAGATCCGGGCGGAGCAAACTCGAATTACGGCAATGTGCAGATTATTACAAAAACATTCTACCCAACAGCTAGCTGCGGCGGTACTGACCCAAAACTTAAACTTGTTTTCACAGAATTTTCTACCGAACAGGGATTTGATTTTATGAATGTCTATAACGGCCCTTCAACAGGCTCGCCAAGATTCGCAGGCGGCACCCAAATAAGTGGAAGTACCATCCCGGGTCCGTTTACTTCTACTCACGCAACAGGCGCAATCACGGTTAGATTTATTTCTGATGCCGGCGAAACTGCAAGCGGCTGGCTTGCACATTTCGAACAGGCTGTGTTAGGTACCAGCGATACAGCGCTGAACAGTGCGGTAAACGTTGCTCAAACTGCCACAAAAGGCATCTTCGCAATTATGTCGAAAGACAAAGTGCTTTCTTATTCTGTTTTTGATGCTTCAGGTAAACTGATCATTAAATCAGGTAAACTGAATTCAGGAGATCAGCAGGTAAATCTTTCTGCTCAGCCACGCGGAACGTATGTAGTGAGTGTTACTACCGACAAAGAAACCATTACGAAGAAAGTGATCAGATAATCTCTTCTTCATCCTATAAAAAATAGCCGGTTCGTGTGAACCGGCTATTTTATTTTAAATTTTTGATTGAATATCAACTTCCTCAAATCTACTTTCAGATTATAAAAACTCAATATAGATGCTTTCGCCAACCTTTAAACCAAACAGGGTTTTTGCACCGTTCTGGCTGTTACCTTTATAGATAGTGAGTTCCAGCAGGCCGGCGTCATTAAAAATGGCCGCAGATTTACCGTGGTATTCATGCTCAGCGCTCCAGTCGGTTACAAATTCGGTGTATTGGTTATAAATTTTTGAAAGGGCCAGGTTTCTGAATTTTAGGATGAAATGTTCGAAGCCGACGCTGCACTTTTCGAAGAACTTGCGGTTGATATTAGAGACTGCATTCCCGAAATTATCGATGTACATAATCTCACCAATGATCATCTTTTCATTTTCATTAAATACCGCGCGCTGAACCTGAAGCTCTTTCGGAGTTTTGAACTTTCTGCCAATCACTTCGGGTAGTCCGCCGTTTTGCAGATGCACGGCTGCGGGTGCAAAAATATCGGTAGAGGTAAATCTCACTTCATCATCAAACCTGTTGTTAAATGTTAATTCGTACACCGCATCGGGCTTGATATCAAAAAAAATCAGGCTTAAAAGTCCGTTGTCTGCGGCGATAAAGTAATGTCCGTCAGCTTCATACAGCACCGATTTTCGTGCTTTGGTGAAGAAACTGTCAACCGAGATGATATGAACAGTGCCTTTAGGAAAAAACGGATAGGCATTGCGCACAATATAGGCGGTTTGCAGAAGGTTATAGGCCTGGATCTCGTGAGAGATGTCTACGATGGTAGCGTTTTCGTTGAGACTCAGTATTTTACCTTTCACAGCGGGAACTCTGTGATCTACCAAACCGTAATCTGAAGTAAATGTGATAACTGACATCTGAAGAATTATGAGAACGGCAAATTTAGCTCAAAAAAAATTTCTGTAAGCTACGGTTGGAAAAGTAAACGCCGTATTTAAAATAAAATCAATAATTTTAATGCTACTAACGCACAAAAAAACAGCAAATAGATGTTTGAACTGAATTATGAAATAACCGGCATTGATGCCAAGACATTCTACGGAGTGAACAACCAGTACTTCAATGTACTGAAATCTACATTTCCCACCCTGAAAATCACAGGTCGCGATCACTTCGTGTTTGCCCAGGGAAACAATGAAACCCTTGATGTTCTGAAACTTAAACTCGATGATATTGTAAGTTTTATATCTAAATATAACAGCATCACATTGAAAGATGTAGAAAATATCCTCAACATTAAAGATGAAACCGAGAAACAGCTCGTCTTCGATCAGGATATTATCGTGAAAGGTGTCAACGGCAAAATTATTAAAGCCAAAACGACCAACCTCAAAATTCTTGTGAAGGAATGCGAAAAAAAGGACATGGTTTTTGCCATTGGTCCGGCCGGAACCGGAAAAACGTATACAAGTGTCGCGCTTGCGGTACGTGCACTTCGGGATAAGGAAGTAAAAAGAATAATTCTTACGAGGCCTGCAGTGGAGGCCGGCGAAAGCCTCGGTTTTTTACCGGGCGACCTGAAGGAAAAACTCGATCCGTATCTGCAGCCTTTGTACGATGCGCTGCGTGATATGATTCCACATGAAAAGCTCGAAGGTTTTATTGAGAAGAAGGTGATTGAAGTAGCGCCACTGGCTTTTATGCGTGGCCGAACGCTGGATGAAGCCTTCGTAATTCTGGATGAAGCTCAGAATACAACCCATTCTCAAATGAAAATGTTTCTCACCAGAATGGGGATGAATGCCAAATTCATCATCACAGGCGATCCGAGCCAGGTCGATCTTCCGTTGAGACAGAAATCGGGATTGAAAGAAGGCATGCGAATTCTGAAAGATGTGAAAGAAATCGGTTTCGTGCATCTCACCGAAGAAGATGTGGTGAGGCATCCTGTGGTAAGAAAAATCATCAATGCCTACGGAAAGGAAGAACA
This window of the Flavobacteriaceae bacterium 3519-10 genome carries:
- a CDS encoding Phosphate starvation-inducible protein PhoH, predicted ATPase; its protein translation is MFELNYEITGIDAKTFYGVNNQYFNVLKSTFPTLKITGRDHFVFAQGNNETLDVLKLKLDDIVSFISKYNSITLKDVENILNIKDETEKQLVFDQDIIVKGVNGKIIKAKTTNLKILVKECEKKDMVFAIGPAGTGKTYTSVALAVRALRDKEVKRIILTRPAVEAGESLGFLPGDLKEKLDPYLQPLYDALRDMIPHEKLEGFIEKKVIEVAPLAFMRGRTLDEAFVILDEAQNTTHSQMKMFLTRMGMNAKFIITGDPSQVDLPLRQKSGLKEGMRILKDVKEIGFVHLTEEDVVRHPVVRKIINAYGKEEQRQRED
- a CDS encoding gliding motility protein GldG — encoded protein: MKRKNIIYLIAGLLLLLGVFGVFSHRFDFTQEKRYTLSESTVKILESVDQPLSVDVYLEGDFPASFRQLQNETRFILQEFRKINPKIDFKFIDPIKTKMSKDTLAAMGMQPSILPDMKDGRISEIVMFPFATLTYNTYGTAVPLIINQSGIDASEQLARSIENLEYNFASNIKAITEDQKKNVGILINQDELGPEQFQGFMDMALESYNAGPVIPENQVELSLADVPKLKQMDALVIAKPRKAFTENEKVILDQYIMNGGKTLWMIDAVNAEMDTLFRSKQIMAYPMETNLTDFFFNYGLRINPGLVKDMKKSALIRIVSGEVAGNPQFSSFLWPYFPLGIAETTNPITKNINPVKFEFPTSIDTLGRKNIRTKVLFESSDRTNVKQVPNYVALNEIVLSDSLSEFDRPTSPKIFAVSLQGKFTSAYTTRSERNAFPNFKQSSGENKMIVIADGDVGRNQVYKGNPLPLGEDLLTKQLYGNEQFLRNALDFLLDDSNLMELRNRNIEARLLDRQRIDAERTSWQWINLLLPLAIIGSLGALFFWLRKRKFQ
- a CDS encoding Aspartate ammonia-lyase encodes the protein MENFRIESDLLGELKVPIDAYYGVQTQRAVDNFYITGRKMGEYPEFVKAIGYVKLAAVQTNHALGLIDDKMLDVISEACQDVIDGKFRDQFPVDMIQGGAGTSVNMNANEVLANRALEIMGFEKGDYQHCYPNDHLNLSQSTNDVYPTTVKLAIIMMNHNLVEHLRKLNHSFREKGKEFHDVIKMGRTQLQDAVPMTLGQEFEAFAANLDEEIILLNNISNLFLEINMGGTAIGTGLNAPEGYPILCAERLAALTGEDFVSAANLVEATPDTGSFLIYSSVLKRTAVKLSKICNDLRLLSSGPRAGLNEINLPPMQPGSSIMPGKVNPVIPEVVNQVCFKVIGNDLTVTLAAQAGQLQLNVMEPVLSECIIESIIFLERAMDTLRTKCIDGITANREVCKNMVKNSIGIVTALNPYIGYKTSTKIAQEAMETGKSVYDLVLEHKILSQEKLDEILDPKNMLSSHAFVTIV
- a CDS encoding Hypothetical membrane protein, possible involvement in cytochrome functioning/assembly; amino-acid sequence: MLYTVLKAVHIIFMVSYFAGIFYLVRIFVYYKDTDAFDENKKNILREQYVFMARRLWNIITVPAGVIMLLSGLTLIFLNFGLMKTPWFHLKLTFLLGLTFYHYWCWQKVLQIKNLNGNLLSVENIKLRQANEIATFILFLVVFTVILKSMVIEYWWQLISGFIIFVFAVMLTVKLVNRKKKKA
- a CDS encoding gliding motility protein GldF produces the protein MKAIFKKELWNYFGNWSAWLIIAAFSLIGTLFLFFFENDSNIFDIGTATLQSYFVLVPWLLMFVIPAVSMKTLAEEQQSGTLNWLFSQPLKISDIILGKFFAVWLVGILCLLPSLVYLYTVYALGVPQGNIDLGATFGSYLGLIILAAAFSAVGILASSLSQNQIMAYLLGVFMCFILYFGIEQLASYKLLGGADYWLSNLGFYQHFMAFTRGLIDTRDVFYFILIIALCLFFAKLSVAKKK